From the Accumulibacter sp. genome, one window contains:
- a CDS encoding OmpA/MotB family protein codes for MFGSKWGVGRVSRDEGERPFWISYADLMTALMMLFLVVMAVSLFAVTSRNDRHEAEVNECMAEFRARAAGFANVVVDTKNRRVNFGERARFAHRDYDLSGADARTLREFAPVVLDFADSPCGRRLLKRIVVEGYTSQVGSYLFNLDLSLKRAQSVLCALMDDPFPGERRLSDAQKRRMRDLFMVGGYSFNASRATDEESRRVEFKLEFWSVDKDSDDAMSPGSFTFDAPLGQCQLVRHAVTR; via the coding sequence ATGTTCGGATCCAAGTGGGGTGTGGGGCGTGTGAGTCGCGATGAAGGAGAGCGACCCTTCTGGATTTCCTATGCGGATCTGATGACTGCCCTGATGATGCTCTTCTTGGTGGTCATGGCGGTTTCGTTGTTTGCCGTGACCAGTCGCAACGATCGACACGAAGCCGAGGTCAATGAGTGCATGGCGGAATTTCGGGCGCGCGCTGCGGGCTTCGCAAACGTCGTCGTCGACACCAAGAACCGCCGGGTCAATTTTGGCGAACGCGCGCGTTTCGCGCACAGGGATTACGACCTGTCGGGAGCGGACGCGCGTACCTTACGGGAGTTTGCCCCGGTCGTCCTCGATTTCGCCGACTCGCCGTGCGGCAGGAGGTTGCTGAAGCGGATCGTCGTCGAGGGGTATACTAGTCAGGTCGGCAGCTATCTGTTCAACTTGGATCTGAGCCTCAAACGCGCGCAGAGCGTGCTTTGTGCCTTGATGGACGATCCCTTTCCCGGAGAGCGGCGCTTGTCAGACGCACAGAAACGCCGCATGCGGGATCTGTTCATGGTCGGCGGGTACTCGTTCAACGCCTCGCGAGCTACCGACGAGGAAAGCCGCAGGGTCGAGTTCAAGCTCGAGTTCTGGTCGGTCGACAAGGACTCCGACGACGCCATGTCGCCCGGATCGTTTACGTTCGATGCCCCTCTCGGGCAATGTCAGTTGGTGCGTCATGCCGTCACCCGTTGA
- a CDS encoding EH signature domain-containing protein, translated as MPSPVERLNRRLGEAVGQIAGQVRQGEAQGLQKIRQVVERIRQQVGEKSMRPRTDRICRALRTLRELGGGALNGADFWLACWGLTQRCGATVQLIEDSPHFDAFLDEATRRRPATLAWQGLLDGYFRYPATPGSAGEVNWRRLRAWLAEDLAGLTEQTPRALRPHLPWLNVLNENQALLGDEPCRQYAGEALRGERDGVDRLRHDLSIPEGSWFWARLVLSQVDEVIAYGDEPFKNHLDVLLLQLQNHPSVRDDGLKQLLTRYRRCADHRVHEGLKQLALETWGSPHLIQQVMWGLVQHDVKSMVSEWLVLEDLQDFFHRLQAGGLADQRRLDFWMQFIGQISFSHIALGSQLYRNPLPNWVEFRSRRKGRYSRLDGGGGNRNAFIMKIGAYYFVEFGDIGDACYGYRENQTPFEFSRGCLTYPDDLKDRELRVFWGGHAAAWEDRFIEGTERWPGLRDLGVMIA; from the coding sequence ATGCCGTCACCCGTTGAGCGCCTCAACAGGCGCCTTGGCGAAGCCGTCGGGCAGATCGCCGGGCAGGTGCGCCAAGGCGAGGCCCAAGGCCTGCAGAAAATCCGCCAGGTGGTCGAACGAATACGCCAGCAGGTCGGGGAGAAGTCAATGCGTCCGCGAACGGACAGGATTTGCCGCGCGCTACGAACGCTGCGCGAGTTGGGGGGCGGCGCGCTGAACGGAGCGGATTTCTGGCTGGCTTGCTGGGGGCTTACTCAACGCTGCGGCGCGACAGTGCAGCTGATCGAGGATTCGCCGCACTTCGATGCCTTTCTCGACGAGGCGACGCGGCGGCGCCCGGCTACCTTGGCTTGGCAGGGACTTCTCGATGGCTACTTCCGGTATCCCGCCACTCCGGGGAGTGCCGGAGAGGTCAACTGGCGCCGCTTGCGGGCCTGGCTGGCCGAGGACCTTGCTGGCCTGACAGAACAAACTCCCCGAGCGTTGCGACCCCACCTGCCGTGGCTGAACGTGCTCAACGAAAACCAGGCGCTGCTCGGCGACGAGCCGTGCCGTCAGTACGCAGGCGAAGCCTTGCGCGGCGAGCGGGACGGCGTGGATCGATTGCGCCACGACCTGAGTATCCCCGAGGGCAGTTGGTTCTGGGCCCGTCTCGTGCTCTCGCAGGTCGACGAAGTGATCGCCTACGGCGACGAGCCCTTCAAGAACCATCTCGACGTCCTGCTTTTGCAGCTTCAAAACCATCCGTCAGTCAGGGACGACGGTCTGAAACAGCTTCTGACTCGCTACCGGCGATGCGCGGACCATCGGGTTCACGAAGGCCTCAAACAGCTCGCTCTCGAGACTTGGGGCAGTCCGCATCTGATTCAGCAGGTGATGTGGGGACTGGTCCAGCACGATGTCAAGTCGATGGTCAGTGAGTGGCTGGTACTCGAGGATCTCCAGGACTTCTTCCATCGGCTGCAGGCCGGAGGTCTGGCTGATCAGAGGCGGCTCGACTTCTGGATGCAATTCATTGGTCAGATCTCCTTTTCGCACATCGCTCTCGGCAGCCAACTGTACAGGAATCCGCTACCGAACTGGGTCGAGTTTCGCAGCCGGAGGAAGGGACGCTACAGCCGACTCGACGGCGGTGGTGGCAATCGCAACGCCTTCATCATGAAGATTGGAGCGTATTATTTTGTCGAGTTCGGAGATATCGGTGACGCATGCTACGGCTACAGGGAGAACCAGACGCCGTTCGAATTCAGCCGGGGCTGCCTGACCTATCCCGACGATCTGAAGGACAGGGAACTTCGCGTCTTTTGGGGAGGGCACGCCGCTGCTTGGGAGGATAGATTCATCGAGGGCACTGAGCGGTGGCCGGGGCTGCGCGACTTGGGCGTCATGATCGCATGA
- a CDS encoding SNF2-related protein, whose protein sequence is MRSFAGLAGRTKAEAPRIELKYGDSGLRFVVPSGTIGELIRQPQSLHLDSWELAAYLQQLEEEEFASLGPEGLSATWASLYRLRGLSQHATSLPLLGLPRLFEGRPGLSSAGALDDANFSVYLDGWYEDTGNRVHAQVERRGAVVRVGCEDYLLSEAAWLLLEAVQAYARLTAAERTRERNFREWGSIRRLALQAGARLDHFLDRTVVLTPQTLRLQLQRTDVCDTPVIEIRPGFADAPETWLDVFDQGESVLTRYDLNLPQGGIVHIVVEPTVRQVLEVIKGMPGRRVAGAKAQAFLHNPYALLGEEVASVLPPEEFEAARSGAGLDTIEAPAAILPKPRPLITERSVYDIAGYAPRVQGIGAAQRVYSPYIVRTGEATHWLPDKVEVGVSFALPGSNQTLLLPFTKEDQQAFAKLLSDAERSVRTEIEWPGLPTPIDIVEAKALKADIDRALEDVAAGKWQEAAPGSADESDKGRAPVPILLIPHNIETVGYSEERRSVLAENQQPLEKPHSLQADLLDHQKQGVQWLQHLWRCSPTHARGALLADDMGLGKTLQLLTLLAGVFARAPASPPALVVAPVTLLDNWTREISRFFRPGTFRVLTLYGQGLKNLRARPDEIDQPLRQLGLTRFLRPGWRADCQLVLTTYETLRDYEFSLARELWSVLICDEAQKIKSPAALVTQAAKAMNAQFKIASTGTPVENSLTDLWCLFDFVQPGLLGALNEFGRKYKRPIEAKTVREEQALEELNKLFAPQVLRRTKCEVASLPAKIEDRNCRDLRLSPLQRRLYAAALSAHRQKIKACDKQKVGQAMLGMLQHLRLLCAHPVWPGQTVDTTQPMSQALVDSPKLSWLMGVLEGIRRKGEKVIIFTELREIQRVVQHYIGEQFGQRPVVINGSSETRPEKDQSRQRLIDQFQAEEGFGVIILSTQAVGFGLNIQKANHVIHYTRCWNPAKEDQATDRVYRIGQAKKVTVYYPTVRAEDYVTFEERLGELLTRKRDLAAKTWLNGAEDIDLNQLAELKADGSGLDFLAKILGEEEIRTIQGYELESLCALLWGKQGFHTYQTPLSGDGGVDVVGLRGHDGVLIQCKASSNQCQALGWGAIKDVSAGAKAYMAKHEAVRFTRIAVTNQRFNKSAKIQAALLGVRLIERQDLLALLDAHPVTVGELASSGLQ, encoded by the coding sequence ATGCGCAGCTTCGCTGGCCTCGCTGGGCGAACGAAGGCAGAGGCCCCGAGAATCGAGCTGAAATACGGCGACTCCGGTCTGAGGTTCGTCGTGCCCTCCGGCACGATCGGTGAATTAATCAGGCAGCCGCAAAGCCTGCACCTTGACTCGTGGGAATTGGCTGCCTATCTCCAACAGCTCGAGGAGGAGGAATTTGCGTCTCTTGGGCCGGAGGGACTGAGCGCCACTTGGGCCAGCCTCTACCGCCTTCGCGGTCTCTCCCAACACGCGACCAGCTTGCCGCTGCTCGGACTTCCTCGTCTCTTTGAGGGCCGTCCCGGCTTGTCGAGCGCGGGGGCTCTCGATGACGCCAACTTCAGTGTGTACCTCGATGGGTGGTACGAAGACACCGGAAATCGGGTGCACGCGCAGGTGGAGCGTCGTGGGGCGGTGGTGCGCGTCGGGTGCGAAGACTATCTGCTGAGCGAGGCAGCCTGGCTCCTTCTGGAAGCGGTGCAGGCGTACGCGCGTCTGACAGCGGCTGAGAGGACCAGAGAACGGAATTTTCGGGAGTGGGGCTCAATTCGCAGGCTGGCTCTGCAGGCCGGGGCCAGGCTGGACCACTTCCTCGATCGAACCGTCGTACTGACCCCTCAGACGCTGCGGCTCCAGTTGCAACGCACGGACGTGTGCGACACGCCGGTGATAGAGATCAGGCCTGGATTTGCCGACGCACCCGAGACGTGGCTTGACGTTTTCGACCAGGGTGAGTCCGTACTGACGCGCTACGACTTGAACTTGCCGCAGGGAGGCATCGTTCACATCGTCGTCGAACCCACCGTTCGGCAAGTCCTGGAAGTGATCAAGGGCATGCCGGGTCGTCGAGTTGCAGGTGCCAAGGCGCAAGCTTTTCTGCACAATCCATACGCGCTTCTCGGCGAAGAAGTGGCCTCCGTTCTGCCGCCCGAGGAGTTCGAGGCGGCGAGGTCGGGAGCAGGATTGGACACTATCGAGGCGCCTGCGGCCATCCTGCCCAAGCCGCGTCCGTTGATAACCGAGCGGTCGGTGTACGACATCGCCGGTTATGCGCCTCGCGTTCAAGGTATTGGCGCGGCTCAGCGAGTTTATTCTCCGTATATCGTACGCACCGGTGAAGCGACCCACTGGCTGCCGGACAAGGTCGAAGTCGGTGTGTCCTTCGCGCTTCCCGGCAGCAATCAGACGCTCCTGTTGCCGTTCACGAAAGAGGATCAGCAAGCGTTTGCCAAGCTGCTGTCTGACGCAGAGCGATCGGTGCGAACCGAGATTGAATGGCCTGGTTTGCCGACGCCGATTGACATCGTCGAAGCCAAAGCCTTGAAGGCCGACATCGATCGGGCTCTCGAGGACGTGGCGGCCGGCAAGTGGCAAGAGGCTGCTCCTGGCTCTGCCGACGAAAGTGACAAGGGTCGTGCCCCCGTTCCCATTCTGCTGATACCTCACAACATCGAAACGGTCGGCTACTCGGAAGAGCGACGATCTGTCCTCGCCGAGAACCAGCAGCCGCTCGAAAAGCCGCACTCCCTCCAAGCCGACTTGCTCGACCACCAGAAGCAAGGCGTCCAATGGCTGCAGCACCTCTGGCGATGCTCGCCAACCCATGCTCGTGGCGCCTTGTTGGCCGACGACATGGGCCTGGGCAAGACGCTGCAGCTGCTTACTCTCTTGGCCGGGGTGTTCGCCCGGGCACCGGCGTCGCCCCCGGCGCTCGTCGTCGCTCCGGTCACTCTGCTGGATAACTGGACGCGCGAGATCAGTCGCTTCTTCCGACCCGGAACATTCCGCGTGCTCACCCTCTACGGACAAGGGCTGAAGAACCTTCGCGCGAGACCTGACGAAATCGATCAACCGCTGCGCCAGCTGGGCCTCACGCGCTTCTTGCGCCCTGGCTGGCGCGCGGACTGCCAGCTCGTTCTGACAACCTACGAAACCCTCCGAGACTATGAGTTTTCGCTGGCCAGAGAGCTGTGGAGCGTTCTGATCTGCGACGAGGCGCAGAAGATCAAATCGCCAGCGGCGCTGGTCACGCAGGCGGCAAAAGCGATGAATGCGCAATTCAAGATTGCGTCGACCGGAACGCCCGTCGAGAACTCGCTCACCGACCTGTGGTGCCTGTTCGACTTCGTTCAGCCGGGTCTGTTGGGAGCGCTCAACGAGTTCGGGCGAAAATACAAGCGGCCGATCGAGGCGAAAACGGTAAGAGAGGAACAGGCACTTGAGGAGCTGAATAAGCTCTTCGCGCCGCAGGTGCTTCGCCGGACGAAATGCGAGGTTGCGAGCCTGCCGGCGAAGATTGAGGATAGGAATTGTCGCGATCTTCGTCTCTCTCCTCTCCAGCGGCGGCTGTACGCTGCGGCCTTGTCGGCACATCGGCAGAAGATCAAGGCTTGCGACAAGCAGAAGGTGGGACAGGCAATGCTCGGGATGTTGCAGCATCTCCGGCTTCTCTGCGCCCATCCCGTGTGGCCGGGCCAGACTGTCGATACGACCCAGCCCATGAGTCAAGCATTGGTCGACTCGCCCAAGCTCAGTTGGTTGATGGGCGTTCTCGAAGGTATTCGCCGCAAAGGGGAAAAGGTCATCATATTCACCGAACTGCGCGAGATCCAGCGGGTCGTTCAGCACTACATTGGCGAGCAATTTGGTCAAAGACCAGTGGTCATCAATGGCAGTAGCGAAACGCGGCCTGAAAAGGATCAGTCGCGGCAGCGCCTGATTGATCAGTTCCAGGCCGAAGAGGGATTCGGTGTCATAATCCTGTCGACGCAGGCAGTGGGTTTTGGACTCAATATCCAGAAGGCCAATCACGTCATTCATTACACGCGGTGCTGGAACCCGGCGAAGGAGGACCAAGCGACCGACCGCGTATACCGCATCGGCCAAGCGAAGAAAGTCACCGTTTACTATCCTACCGTGCGGGCCGAAGACTATGTGACTTTCGAGGAGAGGCTGGGCGAATTGCTGACGAGGAAGCGTGATCTGGCGGCCAAGACTTGGCTGAATGGAGCGGAGGATATCGACCTGAACCAACTCGCGGAGCTTAAGGCAGACGGGTCGGGCCTGGACTTCTTGGCGAAGATCCTCGGGGAGGAGGAGATTCGCACGATCCAAGGCTATGAACTCGAGTCCCTCTGCGCTCTGCTCTGGGGAAAGCAGGGTTTTCACACGTACCAGACTCCATTGAGCGGAGACGGCGGGGTCGATGTGGTCGGGTTACGCGGTCACGACGGCGTACTCATCCAGTGCAAGGCGTCGAGCAACCAGTGCCAGGCCTTGGGATGGGGTGCCATCAAGGACGTCTCGGCGGGGGCAAAGGCATACATGGCGAAGCACGAGGCCGTCCGCTTCACGCGCATCGCAGTGACCAACCAACGGTTCAACAAGTCCGCGAAGATCCAGGCGGCTCTGTTGGGGGTTCGACTCATCGAACGTCAGGACTTGCTCGCACTATTGGACGCGCATCCGGTAACGGTCGGAGAGCTGGCATCCTCTGGTTTGCAGTAG
- a CDS encoding Uma2 family endonuclease: MAVPKATGHRFTYADYRQWPGDERWELIDGVAYAMAPAPTIAHQSLVLAIAAQIDDALDGTPCRTLIAPVDVLLPVADEADDQATTVVQPDVLVVCDPAKVTESNIRGAPEWIIEVISPATARHDHLTKRALYERAGVREYWLVHPVDRLVTLYRLQDGRYGGPEIVEMTGERSPAVFPEVVIRWQAVLDKLPLGAARSVNPHA; encoded by the coding sequence ATGGCCGTGCCAAAAGCCACGGGACACCGCTTCACCTATGCTGACTACCGGCAATGGCCCGGTGACGAGCGCTGGGAACTGATCGACGGCGTGGCTTACGCGATGGCGCCAGCGCCGACGATAGCGCATCAGTCTCTTGTACTCGCCATTGCCGCACAAATCGATGATGCGCTTGATGGCACTCCCTGCCGCACCCTGATCGCTCCGGTCGACGTCCTGTTGCCGGTAGCGGACGAGGCTGATGATCAGGCGACGACCGTCGTCCAACCTGATGTTCTGGTGGTCTGCGACCCGGCCAAGGTCACCGAAAGCAACATCCGCGGCGCCCCGGAGTGGATCATCGAGGTCATCTCCCCTGCCACCGCCCGCCACGACCACCTGACCAAGCGCGCGCTTTACGAACGCGCCGGCGTTCGCGAATATTGGCTCGTTCACCCGGTCGACCGCCTCGTTACCCTTTACAGGCTGCAAGACGGCCGCTACGGCGGCCCGGAAATTGTCGAAATGACCGGCGAACGGTCGCCGGCCGTCTTCCCTGAAGTCGTCATTCGCTGGCAAGCGGTTCTGGACAAGCTGCCGCTTGGCGCAGCTCGCTCCGTCAATCCGCACGCTTGA
- a CDS encoding ISNCY family transposase codes for MIEKVRDAFRALPDGRKPSNARRYEMEDAALSAFAVFFSQSPSFLDSQVRMQKELGRNNASSLFGVHEIPCDNQIRNLLDPVPPERLYPVLAEMGDALYQQGYLAGFRSINDTLLIALDGTDFFSSEKISCPRCSETRLKNGRVLHRHTAVTPVLVAPGQANAIPLPPEFVQRQDGHDKQDCELAASARWLARWGEHYRPWRITYLGDDLYCHQSHCLRVRAQQADFLFTCKPESHATLYEWVGDFERNDQLGRVVQARRVGKKHFTDTYRYAHQVPLRDTDDAVIANWLELVTTDASGAIVFKNAWATSHAITSHNVAALASAGRARWKIENENNNTLKTKGYHFDHNFGHGKQFLANLFATLILLAFLVHTALDWMDTRYAKVRALLPSRRTFFEHLRALLQYLPFDDWDHLMRFMQQRLAPNPPDTS; via the coding sequence TTGATCGAGAAGGTTCGGGATGCATTCCGGGCTTTGCCCGACGGGCGCAAGCCGAGCAACGCCCGGCGCTATGAGATGGAGGATGCGGCCCTGTCGGCCTTCGCCGTGTTTTTCTCGCAAAGTCCGTCCTTCCTCGATAGCCAGGTCAGGATGCAGAAGGAGTTGGGGCGGAACAATGCCTCTTCGCTGTTCGGGGTGCATGAGATTCCCTGCGATAACCAGATTCGCAATCTGCTGGACCCGGTGCCGCCGGAAAGGCTGTACCCGGTCTTGGCCGAGATGGGCGATGCGCTGTACCAGCAAGGCTATCTGGCGGGATTTCGCTCGATCAACGACACCTTGCTGATTGCCCTGGACGGCACTGATTTCTTCTCCTCGGAAAAGATTTCCTGCCCCCGTTGCAGCGAGACGCGCCTGAAGAACGGCAGGGTTCTCCATCGCCACACTGCCGTGACGCCGGTACTGGTGGCGCCGGGCCAGGCGAACGCCATCCCGTTGCCGCCGGAGTTCGTGCAGCGCCAGGACGGCCACGACAAGCAGGACTGCGAACTGGCCGCTTCGGCCCGCTGGCTGGCGCGCTGGGGCGAGCACTACCGCCCGTGGCGCATCACCTATCTGGGTGACGACCTCTACTGCCATCAGTCACATTGCCTGCGGGTGCGGGCGCAACAGGCCGACTTCCTGTTCACCTGCAAGCCCGAATCCCATGCCACGCTCTACGAGTGGGTTGGCGATTTCGAGCGCAACGACCAGCTCGGTCGCGTCGTACAGGCGCGACGTGTCGGCAAGAAGCACTTTACCGACACCTATCGCTACGCCCATCAAGTGCCCTTGCGCGACACGGACGATGCCGTGATCGCCAACTGGCTGGAACTCGTCACCACCGATGCCAGCGGTGCCATCGTCTTCAAGAACGCCTGGGCCACCTCGCATGCCATCACCAGCCACAACGTCGCCGCTCTGGCTTCCGCCGGGCGGGCGCGTTGGAAAATCGAGAACGAGAACAACAACACCCTCAAGACCAAGGGCTACCATTTCGACCACAACTTCGGACACGGCAAACAGTTCTTGGCCAACCTGTTCGCCACCCTGATCTTGTTGGCCTTCTTGGTCCATACCGCCCTCGACTGGATGGACACCCGTTACGCCAAGGTGCGCGCCCTGCTGCCCTCCCGCCGAACCTTCTTCGAACACCTGCGCGCCTTGCTACAGTACCTGCCCTTCGATGACTGGGATCACCTCATGCGCTTCATGCAGCAGCGGCTTGCTCCCAACCCCCCAGACACCAGCTGA
- a CDS encoding Bax inhibitor-1/YccA family protein, whose translation MQPQYQMSAQQAATLSLQQNRVLRNTFMLLALTMVPTVIGALVGVQLQFSFLAGSPFLSFMLFLGIAFGFMWGIERTKNSGMGVVLLLAFTFFMGLMLSRILQVALGFSNGGSLIAMAAGGTGVIFFSLAGVATVTKKDFSFMGKFLFVGMIVVLLAALANIFFQIPALSLTISAVAVLVFSAYILYDISRIVTGGEDNYISATLAVYLDIYNVFVSLLNLLMVFSGDRD comes from the coding sequence ATGCAACCCCAGTACCAGATGAGCGCGCAGCAGGCTGCGACCCTGTCCCTGCAGCAGAACCGCGTCCTGCGCAACACCTTCATGTTGCTTGCGCTGACCATGGTGCCGACGGTCATCGGCGCTTTGGTCGGTGTGCAACTGCAGTTTTCATTCCTCGCCGGCAGCCCCTTCCTGTCGTTCATGCTCTTCCTCGGCATCGCCTTCGGCTTCATGTGGGGCATCGAGAGAACCAAGAACAGCGGTATGGGCGTCGTGCTGCTGCTGGCCTTCACGTTCTTCATGGGTCTGATGCTGTCGCGCATCCTGCAGGTGGCGCTCGGTTTCAGCAATGGCGGTTCGTTGATCGCCATGGCGGCTGGTGGCACGGGTGTGATCTTCTTCTCGCTTGCCGGTGTGGCGACGGTGACGAAGAAGGATTTCAGCTTCATGGGCAAGTTCCTGTTCGTCGGCATGATCGTCGTCCTGCTGGCAGCGCTGGCCAACATCTTCTTCCAGATTCCGGCGCTCTCGCTGACCATCTCCGCGGTTGCCGTGTTGGTTTTCTCGGCCTACATCCTGTACGACATCAGTCGCATCGTCACCGGCGGTGAGGACAACTACATCTCGGCGACGCTGGCGGTCTATCTCGACATCTACAATGTGTTCGTCAGCCTGTTGAACCTGCTGATGGTCTTCAGCGGCGATCGCGACTGA
- a CDS encoding polysaccharide deacetylase family protein — MTRIALKIDVDSYRGTLHGVPALIDLLQRHRAAASFFFSFGPDHGGRESRRLSPARYHDRLTRLYGLLLPAPRIGVRCVDGMLQARAAGFEVAVHAWDRVGWETRSPSAANAWIEAEMTLACRRFTDIFGEQPHACAAPGWRTNRHALRLTQRLGLGYASDCRGTSPFIPVIDGEIVLCPQLPTTLPTIDELLATGSTSVEQAIERLVEEPSRIAGDHVFTLRAELEGMCFLPAFARLLGEWQARGHASSTLRELIGSRNIVTLPRHEVAFASIPGRIGQRMLQGKAFLPAE; from the coding sequence TTGACACGGATCGCCCTCAAGATAGACGTCGATAGTTACCGTGGCACGCTGCACGGCGTCCCGGCGCTGATCGACCTGTTGCAGCGGCACCGGGCGGCTGCCAGCTTCTTCTTCTCGTTCGGTCCCGACCACGGCGGACGCGAGTCGCGGCGGCTGTCGCCGGCCAGGTACCACGATCGCCTCACACGCCTCTACGGCCTGCTGCTACCGGCACCTCGAATCGGCGTTCGCTGCGTCGACGGAATGCTGCAGGCGCGCGCTGCCGGCTTCGAGGTCGCCGTGCATGCCTGGGACCGCGTAGGCTGGGAAACCCGCTCGCCGAGCGCCGCGAACGCCTGGATCGAAGCCGAGATGACGCTGGCCTGCCGGCGTTTCACAGACATCTTCGGTGAGCAGCCGCATGCCTGTGCAGCACCCGGCTGGCGGACGAACCGCCATGCGCTGCGCCTGACACAGCGCCTTGGCCTGGGCTACGCCAGTGACTGCCGCGGGACATCGCCGTTCATACCGGTCATCGACGGCGAAATCGTCCTCTGTCCCCAGTTGCCGACGACATTGCCGACGATCGACGAGCTGCTGGCGACCGGATCGACATCGGTCGAGCAGGCGATCGAGCGGCTGGTCGAAGAGCCATCGCGCATCGCCGGCGACCACGTCTTCACGTTGCGCGCTGAACTCGAGGGAATGTGTTTCCTGCCGGCGTTCGCGCGCCTGCTCGGCGAGTGGCAAGCCCGCGGCCATGCCTCATCGACCCTGCGCGAGCTGATCGGCTCGCGCAACATCGTCACCCTGCCGCGGCACGAAGTCGCCTTCGCCAGCATCCCGGGGCGCATCGGCCAGCGCATGCTGCAGGGAAAGGCTTTCCTGCCGGCGGAATGA
- a CDS encoding Mth938-like domain-containing protein, translating into MKLQSTRTENLNTFTAYGDDHVVVNGIRHVCNLAVLPDRLLPEWTRASFETLSIADFELLAGLDADIVLLGTGKRLRFPRPELLQPLIRAQRGLEVMDLAAACRTYNLLVGEGRRVAAGLLLA; encoded by the coding sequence ATGAAGCTTCAGAGCACCCGGACAGAAAACCTCAATACCTTTACCGCCTACGGCGACGACCACGTCGTCGTCAACGGCATCCGCCACGTCTGCAACCTCGCCGTGCTGCCCGACCGCCTGCTGCCGGAGTGGACGCGGGCCAGCTTCGAGACCCTGAGCATCGCCGACTTCGAGCTGCTCGCCGGGCTCGACGCCGACATCGTCCTCCTCGGCACCGGCAAGCGGCTGCGCTTCCCCCGGCCCGAGCTGCTGCAACCGCTGATACGCGCGCAGCGGGGGCTCGAGGTGATGGATCTGGCGGCCGCCTGCCGCACCTACAACCTCCTCGTCGGCGAGGGGCGGCGGGTCGCCGCCGGCCTGCTCCTTGCCTGA
- the alaC gene encoding alanine transaminase, with the protein MREFSRISRLPPYVFSITSELKMAARRRGEDIIDMSMGNPDGPTPQHITDKLVEAALRENTHGYSVSKGIPRLRRAICDWYQRRYAVSLDPETEAVVTIGSKEGLAHLMLATLDRGDTVLVPNPSYPIHIYGAIIAGADIRSVRMTPEVDFVEEVQRAIRESIPKPRMMILGFPSNPTARCVDLEFFERIVALARQHDILVVHDLAYADIVFDGYQAPSIMQVDGAREVAVEFFTMSKSYNMAGWRVGYMVGNQELCHALVRIKSYHDYGTFTPIQVASVIALDGPQQCVEEARQLYQGRRNVLARGLHEAGWMVEIPRASMYIWARIPEAYRQMGSLEFAKKLLAEARVAVSPGVGFGEYGDDHVRFALIENEERTRQAVRGIKDMFRKDGLL; encoded by the coding sequence ATGAGAGAGTTCTCCCGCATCAGCCGCCTGCCACCCTATGTCTTCAGCATTACCAGCGAGCTGAAGATGGCCGCCCGCCGGCGTGGCGAGGACATCATCGACATGAGCATGGGCAATCCCGACGGGCCGACGCCGCAGCACATCACCGACAAGCTGGTCGAAGCGGCGCTGCGCGAGAACACGCACGGCTATTCGGTTTCGAAGGGAATCCCGCGCCTGCGGCGGGCGATCTGCGACTGGTACCAGCGGCGTTACGCCGTCAGCCTGGATCCGGAGACCGAAGCGGTGGTGACCATCGGCTCGAAGGAGGGGCTGGCGCATCTGATGCTGGCGACGCTCGATCGCGGCGACACCGTCCTCGTCCCCAACCCCTCATACCCGATCCACATTTACGGTGCGATCATCGCCGGCGCGGACATCCGTTCGGTGCGGATGACGCCCGAGGTGGATTTCGTCGAGGAAGTGCAGCGGGCGATCCGCGAGTCGATCCCGAAGCCGAGAATGATGATCCTCGGCTTTCCGAGCAACCCGACGGCGCGCTGTGTCGACCTCGAGTTCTTCGAGCGCATCGTCGCTCTCGCCAGGCAGCACGACATCCTGGTGGTGCATGACCTGGCTTACGCGGACATCGTCTTCGACGGTTACCAGGCGCCGTCGATCATGCAGGTCGACGGCGCGCGTGAGGTCGCGGTCGAGTTCTTCACCATGTCGAAGAGCTACAACATGGCCGGCTGGCGGGTTGGCTACATGGTGGGCAATCAGGAACTGTGTCACGCGCTGGTGCGGATCAAGAGTTATCATGACTACGGCACTTTCACGCCGATCCAGGTGGCGTCGGTGATCGCCCTCGATGGTCCGCAGCAATGTGTCGAGGAAGCCCGCCAGCTCTATCAGGGGCGTCGCAACGTGCTCGCCAGGGGCCTGCACGAGGCCGGCTGGATGGTCGAAATACCGCGCGCCTCGATGTACATCTGGGCGCGCATCCCGGAAGCCTATCGCCAGATGGGTTCGCTGGAGTTTGCCAAGAAGCTGCTCGCCGAGGCGCGCGTCGCGGTGTCGCCGGGCGTCGGTTTCGGCGAGTACGGCGATGACCACGTCCGCTTCGCGCTGATCGAGAACGAGGAGCGGACGCGGCAGGCGGTGCGCGGGATCAAGGACATGTTCAGGAAGGACGGCCTGCTCTGA